Below is a window of Mycobacteriales bacterium DNA.
GGCACCGTCCCCGGCAGCCGGATCGTCGCCACCACGATCAGCGCGGCCCCGACCAGGATGTCCACGCCCTGCCAGAGCTGGACCCGCCGCACGCTCACCAGCAGCTGCCCGTCGGCCGGCTTGGTCAGCACGAAGTCCAGCGTGCCCTGCTGCACGTCGGTCATCAGCTGCTGCATGTTCGGCTGCACGATCATCTTGATCACGCCGCCGACCAGCACGTACACGCCCATGACGACGAGGAGCTCGCCGCCGGACCAGCCCTGCAGCGACGAGGTGTTGGCGAACACCAGCGCCAGCACGGCCAGCGAGGTGCCGACCGAGATCACCGACTGGACCAGGCTGAACGCGAAGTTCACCCGGTACTGCAGCTCGTTGAGGATGCCGACCCGCAGGAACGTCCCGGCCAGCCGCAGCCCGTTCACGCGCCCACCGCCCCGTACCGGCGGATGCCGGCCCGCCAGACCACCGCCACCAGCAGCGTCCCGGCCGCGACCCAGACCGCCTGCAGGCCCAGCCCGATCAGCAGCGAGCGGGTGGACAGCGACCCCGCCAGCACCTCGATCGGATAGCCGAACGTGTACTTGAACGGCAGCACGTTCGCCAGGCCGGTCGCCCAGGCCGGCAGCAGCGCCAGCGGCACCAGCCGGCCGGACAGCAGCAGCTCGGCGGTGAAGTACGTGTCGTAGATCGCGCTGACCCGGGTGGTCCAGAACGTGATCATGCCGAGCACCCAGAGCAGCATCGACCGGATCAGGTACGCGCCCCAGATCGCGACCACGAACACGACCACGTCGAGCGCGCTGATGTGGAAGGTCGGCCGGAACGCCAGGGACAGCACGAGCGCGATCGGCACCCAGAGCACGACCACGACGACCTTCCAGCCGGCGAAGAAGGCCAGGTCGAAGTGGATCGGGTGGACAGGCTGCAGCAGTCGTCCGGACAGCTCACCCCGCTGGATCCGGTCCTCCCACGCGTACGGCGTGAGCACGATGTTCATGTTCCGGACGAGCGTCCAGACGATGTAGTACGCCGCGAAGTCCCCGGCCGTGATGCCGTCGACGGACCCGCCGTGCGTGTTCGCGACCGAGGACCAGACGACCAGGTAGACGACCGGCTCGGCGACCATCCCGAGCATGTACGCGTAGTTCGCGGTCCGGTACTGGAGCTGGGTCTGCACCGCGGCCTTCATCACCGTGGCGTAGAGCCCCGGCAGCCCGGTGAGCCGGCTCACTGCAGCGCGCCGGCCGCGAAGACCTGCTCGATCACGTCCTCGACCGGCGGGTCCTCGATGGTCAGGTCGGTCACCCCGTGCTCGGACAGCAGCCGGGCCGCGACCGCGGCCGAGCGGTCCTTCTCGACCCGCAGCGTCACCCGGTCGCCGTCGATCGCGAGGACCTCGCCGAGCGAGTCCAGCGCGGACCGGTCGGCGATCGTGGCGGTGATCGTCTGGCGCTGGGCGTAGCGGGTGGACAGCGCCCGCAGCGACCCGTCGTAGAGCAGCCGGCCGGAGTCGATGACGATCACCCGCTTGCACAGCGCCTGCACGTCGGCCATGTAGTGGCTGGTCAGCAGCACGGTCGCGCCGTGGCGGGTGTTGTACGCGGCCAGGAACGCCCGGATCCGCTTCTGCATCGTCACGTCGAGCCCGATGGTCGGCTCGTCCAGGAACAGCACCTGCGGCGAGTGCAGCAGCGCGCCCGCGATCTCGGCCTTCATCCGCTCGCCGAGCGAGAGCTGCCGGACCGGCTTGCGGACCTGGTCGCCGATCTCCAGCAGCTCGACCAGCTCGTCCCGGATGCGTCGGAAGTCGGCGTCCGGGATCCGGTAGATCGCCCGGTTCATCTCGTACGAGTCCAGGGCCGGGAGGTCCCACTGGAGCTGGTTGCGGTTGCCCATCACCAGCGTGATCCGGCGCAGGAAGTCGCGCTCGCGCCGGGACGGCAGATGCCCGAGCACGCTGACCTCACCCGCGCTCGGGAACAGCAGCCCGGACAGCATCTTCAG
It encodes the following:
- a CDS encoding ATP-binding cassette domain-containing protein; amino-acid sequence: MAGSGPEIRVEGLAKTFRVPEREAGLRASVRSLVRRTTRDVVAVGGIDFAVEPGEVVGFLGPNGAGKTTTLKMLSGLLFPSAGEVSVLGHLPSRRERDFLRRITLVMGNRNQLQWDLPALDSYEMNRAIYRIPDADFRRIRDELVELLEIGDQVRKPVRQLSLGERMKAEIAGALLHSPQVLFLDEPTIGLDVTMQKRIRAFLAAYNTRHGATVLLTSHYMADVQALCKRVIVIDSGRLLYDGSLRALSTRYAQRQTITATIADRSALDSLGEVLAIDGDRVTLRVEKDRSAAVAARLLSEHGVTDLTIEDPPVEDVIEQVFAAGALQ
- a CDS encoding ABC-2 family transporter protein, which gives rise to MNGLRLAGTFLRVGILNELQYRVNFAFSLVQSVISVGTSLAVLALVFANTSSLQGWSGGELLVVMGVYVLVGGVIKMIVQPNMQQLMTDVQQGTLDFVLTKPADGQLLVSVRRVQLWQGVDILVGAALIVVATIRLPGTVPLLDVLAFLVSLLLGTIAIYCFWLLLSTLAFWVTRLDPIVELFDGMYQAGRWPVSVYPGWLRVGFTVLVPLAFAVTVPASALTGRATGLLLLGSVGFTLALALLTRWTWTHALHRYSGASS
- a CDS encoding ABC-2 family transporter protein, which encodes MSRLTGLPGLYATVMKAAVQTQLQYRTANYAYMLGMVAEPVVYLVVWSSVANTHGGSVDGITAGDFAAYYIVWTLVRNMNIVLTPYAWEDRIQRGELSGRLLQPVHPIHFDLAFFAGWKVVVVVLWVPIALVLSLAFRPTFHISALDVVVFVVAIWGAYLIRSMLLWVLGMITFWTTRVSAIYDTYFTAELLLSGRLVPLALLPAWATGLANVLPFKYTFGYPIEVLAGSLSTRSLLIGLGLQAVWVAAGTLLVAVVWRAGIRRYGAVGA